In Halorussus limi, a genomic segment contains:
- a CDS encoding cold-shock protein has translation MANGTVDFFNDTGGYGFISTDDADDDVFFHMEDVGGPDLEEGTDIEFDIEDAPKGPRATNVVRA, from the coding sequence ATGGCAAACGGAACTGTTGATTTCTTCAACGACACTGGCGGCTACGGTTTCATCTCTACCGACGACGCGGACGACGACGTGTTCTTCCACATGGAGGACGTTGGCGGCCCCGACCTCGAAGAGGGAACGGACATCGAATTCGACATCGAAGACGCCCCCAAGGGCCCGCGCGCGACGAACGTCGTCCGCGCGTAA
- a CDS encoding 4-phosphopantoate--beta-alanine ligase yields the protein MTEIPDDHPRAESLRTRHRIEEGVEKGITSKQGLIAQGRGEAYDYLLGEETIPSADEAARAAAARLLLADHPVLSVNGNVAALVPGEMVELAEAVDADLEVNLFNRTDERMEAIADHLRDHGAEDVKGLAADARIPGLDHERAKVDGDGIYSADVVVVPLEDGDRAEALAEMGKVEIVIDLNPMSRSAQTAAVPIIDNIVRAVPNVTKHARELREQGASREELEAIVEGFDREAALAEAERAIRRGELD from the coding sequence ATGACCGAGATTCCCGACGACCACCCCCGCGCCGAGTCGCTCCGGACCCGCCACCGAATCGAGGAGGGCGTGGAGAAGGGCATCACGAGCAAGCAGGGTCTCATCGCGCAGGGCCGCGGCGAGGCCTACGACTACCTCCTGGGCGAGGAGACCATCCCGAGCGCCGACGAGGCGGCGCGCGCGGCCGCCGCCCGGTTGCTCCTCGCCGACCACCCCGTCCTCTCGGTGAACGGGAACGTCGCGGCGCTCGTCCCCGGCGAGATGGTCGAGTTGGCCGAGGCCGTGGACGCGGACCTCGAAGTCAACCTGTTCAATCGCACCGACGAGCGCATGGAAGCCATCGCCGACCACCTGCGCGACCACGGCGCGGAGGACGTGAAGGGTCTCGCGGCCGACGCCCGGATTCCCGGCCTCGACCACGAGCGCGCTAAGGTGGACGGAGACGGCATCTACTCCGCCGACGTGGTGGTGGTTCCGCTGGAGGACGGCGACCGGGCGGAGGCGCTGGCCGAGATGGGCAAAGTCGAGATAGTTATCGACTTGAACCCGATGTCTCGGTCGGCCCAGACCGCCGCGGTTCCAATAATCGACAACATCGTCCGTGCCGTGCCGAACGTGACGAAGCATGCGCGAGAGTTGCGAGAGCAGGGTGCGAGTCGCGAGGAACTGGAAGCCATCGTCGAGGGATTCGACCGCGAGGCGGCGCTGGCGGAGGCAGAACGCGCGATTCGCCGGGGAGAGTTGGACTGA